A single window of Ananas comosus cultivar F153 linkage group 17, ASM154086v1, whole genome shotgun sequence DNA harbors:
- the LOC109723075 gene encoding NAD(P)H-quinone oxidoreductase subunit S, chloroplastic-like has translation MASSFSSIPLHSIQNPLLPLLRRSVTKPSPPLHLLSRPRSPSLRPSAKLRLSEIMGGRGLCNGEEGLLKELTRPAGEAAAAAPPPPPPTQPQPSPLGIDDGAFEKELLGLTGGFPGGD, from the coding sequence ATGGCGTCGTCCTTCTCCTCTATCCCTCTCCACTCGATCCAAAaccctctcctccccctcctccgccgtagTGTCACGAAACCCTCTCCACCTCTCCATCTCCTCTCCCGCCCCCGATCACCATCTCTCCGCCCCTCCGCCAAGCTCCGCCTCTCCGAGATCATGGGCGGCCGCGGCCTCTGCAATGGCGAAGAGGGCCTCCTCAAGGAGCTCACCCGCCCTgcgggggaggcggcggcggcggcgcctcctccgccgccgccgacgcagCCACAACCCTCGCCCCTCGGGATCGATGATGGGGCCTTCGAGAAGGAGCTCCTAGGGCTCACGGGAGGGTTCCCGGGGGGCGATTAA
- the LOC109722832 gene encoding leucine-rich repeat receptor-like protein kinase PXC1 → MVTFLHSKLTTTAPPLPLVPLVQMVVLLLLLSVMALAGPTSDTDALAMFRQSSDAHGNLAGNWTSASGDACSGQWVGVGCTGGRVTSLSVPSLDLRGPLDPLSRLDQLRILDLRGNRLNGTLLPILPSLPNLKLLYLSRNELSGPIPPAIALLTRLLRVDLSDNDLRGPIPGADALSNLTRLLTLRLQNNLLSGALPDLSAALPHLADFNASNNQLSGRVPDGMRARFGAASFAGNAGLCGQAPPLPLCSFIPHDDPSRPSSSNASSSSPASGRSVVPSNPSSMPATNDSGGGRGSRGLSTGAIIGIAVGNALFLLVLLSLLAAYCCCAGETLGEKELDKSSCGGGGLSYCCDPEGNRPSGGVGRRSDGGESDGAQSKLVFFGSGEETNEAEEEEEEEEEEEDKSRRRKSGMKLTRRMDGGQRRFELEELLRASAEMVGKGSLGTVYRAMLEDGCMVAVKRLRDANPCARRDFHRYMDLIGRLRHPNLVPLRAYYYAKQEKLLIYDFLPNGTLHARLHASRGAGLPPLDWTTRIRLVLGAARGLARIHDEYRSSGIPHGNVKSANVLLDKNGVACIADFGLALLLSPAHAVARLGSYVAPEQAEFKRLSQQADVYSFGVLVLEVLTGRAPATQIQCPPHASQSRNNNNNNNNNNNKYTHTNAGSMVGASLPEWVRSVVREEWTAEVFDPELLRYKNIEDEMVAMLHVGLACVAQQPEQRPTMREVVKMIEDMRVEQSPLPEEELEDDDPRFSLSHSLATNIDQDGDSRISY, encoded by the exons ATGGTAACGTTTCTGCATTCCAAGTTAACAACGACGGCTCCTCCTCTTCCGCTAGTGCCGTTGGTGCAGATggtggtgctgctgctgctgctgtcgGTGATGGCACTGGCGGGGCCGACGAGCGACACGGACGCCCTGGCCATGTTCCGGCAGAGCAGCGATGCTCACGGCAACCTGGCGGGCAACTGGACGTCGGCGTCGGGGGACGCCTGCTCCGGGCAGTGGGTGGGCGTGGGATGCACCGGGGGGAGGGTGACGTCGCTGTCCGTCCCCTCCCTCGACCTCAGGGGGCCCCTCGACCCGCTCTCCCGCCTCGACCAGCTCCGCATCCTCGACCTCCGCGGCAACCGCCTCAACGGCACGCTCCTCCCCATCCTCCCCTCCCTCCCCAACCTCAAGCTCCTCTACCTCTCCCGCAACGAGCTCTCCGGGCCCATCCCCCCGGCCATCGCCCTCCTCACCCGCCTCCTCCGCGTCGACCTCTCCGACAACGACCTCCGCGGGCCCATCCCGGGCGCCGACGCCCTATCCAACCTCACCCGCCTCCTCACCCTCCGCCTCCAGAACAACCTGCTCTCCGGGGCCCTCCCCGATCTCTCCGCCGCGCTGCCCCACCTCGCCGACTTCAACGCCTCCAACAACCAGCTCTCCGGGAGGGTGCCCGACGGCATGCGGGCCAGGTTCGGCGCGGCCTCCTTCGCCGGGAATGCGGGCCTCTGCGGGCAGGCCCCTCCGCTGCCGCTTTGCTCCTTCATCCCGCACGACGACCCTTCGCGGCCCTCTTCTTCCaatgcctcctcctcctcgcctgcATCTGGTCGGTCCGTGGTGCCGTCCAATCCCAGCTCGATGCCGGCAACGAACGACAGCGGTGGAGGAAGGGGGAGTAGGGGATTGAGCACCGGAGCGATTATCGGGATCGCCGTCGGAAACGCCTTGTTTTTGCTGGTGCTCCTCTCCTTGCTGGCGGCATATTGCTGCTGCGCCGGAGAAACTTTGGGAGAGAAGGAGCTGGACAAGAgcagctgcggcggcggcggcctttCCTACTGCTGTGATCCGGAAGGGAATCGGCCGTCGGGAGGAGTGGGCCGACGCAGCGACGGCGGGGAAAGCGACGGGGCGCAGAGCAAGCTGGTGTTCTTCGGATCGGGAGAGGAAACTAATGaagccgaggaggaggaggaggaggaggaggaggaggaggataagAGTAGGAGGAGGAAATCGGGGATGAAGTTGACGAGGAGGATGGATGGCGGCCAGCGCCGGTTTGAGCTGGAGGAGCTGCTGAGGGCGTCGGCGGAGATGGTGGGCAAGGGGAGCCTGGGGACGGTGTACAGGGCGATGCTGGAGGATGGCTGCATGGTGGCCGTGAAGCGGCTGAGGGACGCCAACCCCTGCGCCCGCAGGGACTTCCACAGGTACATGGACCTCATAGGCCGCCTCCGCCACCCCAACCTCGTCCCCCTCAGAGCCTACTACTACGCCAAACAGGAGAAGCTCCTCATCTACGACTTCCTCCCCAACGGCACCCTCCACGCCCGCCTCCACG CAAGTCGTGGTGCGGGGCTGCCGCCGCTGGATTGGACCACTAGAATCAGGCTGGTGTTGGGTGCAGCTCGGGGGCTGGCTCGCATCCACGACGAGTACCGTTCGTCCGGGATCCCCCACGGCAACGTCAAGTCCGCCAACGTCCTGCTCGACAAGAACGGAGTTGCCTGCATTGCCGACTTCGGTCTTGCTCTGCTTCTTAGCCCGGCCCATGCTGTTGCCCGCCTCGGCAGCTACGTGGCACCCGAGCAGGCCGAGTTTAAGCGGCTTTCCCAGCAGGCTGACGTCTACAGTTTCGGCGTGCTCGTCCTGGAGGTCCTCACGGGGAGGGCCCCCGCCACTCAGATTCAATGCCCCCCTCATGCTTCTCAAAGCaggaacaacaacaacaacaacaacaacaacaacaacaagtataCCCATACGAATGCAGGCAGCATGGTCGGGGCCAGCCTGCCCGAATGGGTGAGGTCCGTGGTGAGGGAGGAGTGGACGGCGGAGGTGTTCGACCCGGAGCTGTTGCGGTACAAGAACATAGAGGACGAGATGGTGGCAATGCTGCATGTGGGGCTGGCGTGCGTGGCCCAACAGCCGGAGCAGAGGCCCACCATGAGGGAGGTGGTGAAGATGATCGAGGACATGAGGGTGGAGCAGTCGCCGCTCCCAGAGGAGGAGCTTGAGGATGACGACCCTCGATTCTCGCTCTCCCATTCTCTCGCAACCAACATAGATCAGGACGGAGACTCCCGCATCAGCTACTAG
- the LOC109723420 gene encoding uncharacterized protein LOC109723420 has product MGDGAEAEESVGGGREAGGERSAPAMVTFPDARRNLNSIPPIKLEAEDAADDATPHTMWQVYILGGFLVLRWVWARWKERKEKGRAPDDPSS; this is encoded by the exons ATGGGCGACGGAGCGGAGGCGGAAGAAAGCGTTGGAGGCGGGCGGGAGGCGGGAGGAGAGAGGAGCGCTCCAGCAATGGTCACGTTTCCGGACGCCCGGCGAAACCTCAACTCCATCCCCCCCATCAAGCTCGAGGCTGAAGACGCTGCCGACGACGCCACTCCTCATACCATGTGGCAG GTGTATATTCTAGGAGGATTCTTGGTTCTTAGGTGGGTTTGGGCTAGatggaaagaaaggaaggagaaaggAAGAGCACCAGATGATCCATCTTCTTAG